A region of Porites lutea chromosome 13, jaPorLute2.1, whole genome shotgun sequence DNA encodes the following proteins:
- the LOC140923416 gene encoding uncharacterized protein has product MRILIFLSIFQLASFPSVTAITCYECLPEPPDNWCQFTSNVTDCDEKPKIDGAEYDVCAKTSFEIVYEGDNHLMNVMNCAIKSKCATVKERICNKDVWYEYFGIEVQKCTVNCCSSDECNGFPAAAAMVMSGSFKATPMSLVFLCMGAALTRLVLS; this is encoded by the exons ATGcggattttaatttttctttctatttttcaatTAGCTTCTTTCCCAAGCG tgacGGCAATAACTTGCTACGAATGTCTTCCGGAACCACCCGATAACTGGTGCCAATTCACTTCAAATGTCACCGACTGTGACGAGAAACCGAAAATCGATGGGGCTGAATATGACGTATGTGCCAAAACGTCGTTCGAAATCGTCTACGAGGGAGACAACCATTTGATGAATGTAATGAATTGCGCAATAAAG TCCAAGTGCGCCACTGTAAAGGAGAGAATTTGCAATAAGGATGTTTGGTACGAGTACTTTGGAATAGAAGTGCAGAAGTGCACTGTCAATTGCTGTTCGAGTGACGAGTGTAATGGCTTCCCCGCGGCGGCCGCCATGGTCATGTCCGGATCTTTCAAGGCCACACCGATGAGCCTCGTTTTTCTCTGCATGGGGGCAGCTTTGACAAGGCTGGTCCTTTCCTGA